From the genome of Glycine max cultivar Williams 82 chromosome 2, Glycine_max_v4.0, whole genome shotgun sequence, one region includes:
- the LOC102660301 gene encoding uncharacterized protein has product MANNKKQAGGSSSSTMKFDHLFGPKDSSSTTSSSTGLFGSIFPPPPSVGGRESRMQEVGAPGTQTNKSESSSRISNKNTSTNYQNETVEPSYFSSSIYYGGQENYSPRSRTTQPHHVFKKDKDDGDSNSNDSNSAARGNWWQGSLYY; this is encoded by the exons ATGGCTAACAACAAAAAGCAAGCAGGAGGTTCTTCTTCATCAACCATGAAGTTTGACCATCTTTTTGGCCCCAAGGACTCCTCCTCCACTACATCTTCCTCCACCGGCCTCTTTGGCTCCATCTTTCCACCTCCGCCTTCT GTTGGGGGTAGAGAATCAAGAATGCAAGAAGTGGGAGCACCAG GAACTCAGACCAATAAAAGTGAAAGCAGCAGTCGCATCAGTAACAAGAATACTAGTACCAATTATCAGAATGAGACTGTGGAGCCTAGCTACTTCAGCTCTTCTATCTACTATGGTGGTCAAGAAAATTATTCCCCAAGAAGCAGGACCACTCAACCCCACCATGTT TTCAAGAAAGATAAGGATGATGGTGATTCCAATAGTAACGACTCAAACAGCGCTGCAAGAGGGAACTGGTGGCAAG GTTCCCTTTATTATTAA
- the LOC100814278 gene encoding rop guanine nucleotide exchange factor 5 — translation MDALCNKGENFQKKKDGVPSSSSDSTHECSSPSLGWPIRKATLSKCRKSDEKENEPVSHLEDSKFTTVSSKMSGIDAMKERFAKLLLGEDMSGSGKGVCSALAISNAITNLCATVFGQLWRLEPIPCEKKEMWRREMEWLLSVSDHIVELIPSWQTFPDGSKLEVMTCRPRSDLFMNLPALHKLDNMLLEILDGCKDMEFWYVDQGIVAQDADGSASFCKRIQRQEDKWWLPVPRVPPSGLSENSRKQLNHTRECASQILKASMAINNGALAEMEVPESYLETLPKNGRTCLGDFIYHYITSEKFSPECLLDCLDLSSEHVALEIANCVEASIYVWRRRAHSKPPANPNRSSTKSSWEIVKDFMADGDKRELLAERAENVLLSLKQRFPGLTQTTLDTSKIQCNKDIGKSILESYSRVLESMAFNIVARIEDLLYVDDLTKHSDRFPLVPMTVSVSGTPHKAIGTPRSFSPAPPLISPARGERSPFLGNNHNNNNNIKPQRRGFGVRRVLSNYLGAESKETKILSNSTVVNGSNTSNNKEEQPERQKKSHAMHGKTK, via the exons ATGGATGCTTTATGCAACAAgggtgaaaattttcaaaagaaaaaagatggggTTCCTTCTTCTTCTAGTGATTCAACTCACGAAtgttcttctccttctcttggCTGGCCTATTCGGAAGGCTACACTCTCCAAATGCCGCAAAtcagatgaaaaagaaaatgaacctGTTTCTCACTTGGAAGATTCAAAATTTACCACTGTCAGTTCCAAAATGTCAG GAATTGATGCAATGAAGGAAAGGTTTGCAAAATTACTGCTTGGGGAAGATATGTCAGGATCTGGGAAAGGAGTGTGCAGTGCTTTGGCCATCTCTAATGCTATCACTAATCTCTGTG CAACTGTGTTTGGGCAATTGTGGAGACTAGAACCTATACcttgtgaaaagaaagaaatgtggCGGAGAGAGATGGAATGGCTTCTTAGTGTTAGTGATCACATTGTTGAGTTAATTCCTTCTTGGCAAACATTTCCAGATGGAAGTAAGCTTGAG GTAATGACTTGCAGGCCAAGGTCAGATCTTTTCATGAATCTTCCAGCTCTGCACAAACTTGACAATATGCTTCTT GAAATTTTAGATGGTTGCAAGGATATGGAGTTTTGGTATGTTGACCAAGGGATTGTAGCCCAAGATGCAGATGGATCAGCTTCATTTTGCAAAAGAATTCAACGGCAAGAGGATAAATGGTGGCTCCCAGTTCCTCGTGTCCCCCCTTCTGGCCTCAGTGAGAACTCAAGAAAGCAGTTGAATCACACAAGAGAATGTGCAAGCCAAATACTAAAAGCTTCTATGGCTATCAACAACGGTGCTTTAGCTGAAATGGAAGTTCCCGAGTCATACTTGGAAACCCTTCCTAAG AATGGAAGGACTTGCTTGGGGGATTTTATTTACCATTACATCACATCAGAGAAATTCTCTCCAGAGTGCCTGCTTGATTGCCTAGACCTCTCCTCTGAGCATGTTGCACTAGAGATTGCAAACTGTGTGGAAGCCTCGATATACGTGTGGCGTAGAAGAGCTCACTCTAAACCCCCAGCTAATCCTAATCGTTCATCTACAAAGTCATCCTGGGAAATTGTCAAGGACTTCATGGCTGATGGAGATAAGAGAGAACTACTAGCAGAAAGAgctgaaaatgttctactttcATTGAAGCAAAGATTCCCAGGTCTCACTCAAACTACCTTGGATACCAGCAAGATCCAGTGCAACAAG GATATTGGAAAATCCATACTAGAGAGCTATTCAAGAGTGTTGGAGAGCATGGCATTTAACATCGTGGCTCGCATAGAAGATTTGCTATATGTGGATGACTTAACAAAACATTCAGATAGGTTTCCTCTGGTTCCAATGACAGTGTCTGTCTCAGGCACTCCTCATAAAGCAATTGGCACACCAAGAAGCTTTTCACCTGCACCACCACTAATTAGTCCTGCAAGGGGAGAGAGATCCCCTTTCCTTGGCAACaaccacaacaacaataataatatcaaacctCAACGTCGTGGCTTCGGGGTGAGAAGAGTATTGTCAAATTATCTAGGGGCAGAATCTAAAGAAACAAAGATTTTAAGCAATTCAACTGTGGTGAATGGTTCAAACACAAGCAACAATAAGGAAGAACAACCAGAACGTCAAAAGAAATCACATGCCATGCATGGCAAGACAAAATGA